The nucleotide window AACTGCATCCCAAAAGTCATTTGGAGTTGGGAATCTTAAGATATTCTGAGTTTGAAATTGATCTAAGACATCTAGCCAGAGCACTTAAAATGCAAACAGTAAACAAATGTTGAGTGCAGCCTGCATGCATGTGCTCTTCACACGCCCCTGCCGGGAGGCATTCACACATAAATATCACCGTGGACCTAGAGCATTTCCCTAGCCACTTTTTCCTATCATatagcctacttgagttttgaatctgcctcgtttttttgGTTCATATCCTAATAATATTAGCAAATTAGATGGacatgtggatttctcacaaacatcatggaggGCTCCACCTAGCATCCTATTGTGGGAAGTTTATGCGAAAACCTTTCACAAACAATCCACCTCCCAGCGTGAGCCAGCTCAGCATATTTTGATTAGATGGCAGGCTCTTGTCAAAGTTAGGTAGCCAGGCAAAGTATGTTTGAAAGTGATTTGGTTGAGTACTTGCTCCAATGGGCTCCACCTTTTGGCAGCAACCTCCTCAAATCAAATCCCACCAAGGCAGATTTGTGCTTAGCTCAGCACAGACAAGGGTAATACCCAATCTACACCCTTCTATTTCATGTGCACATATAATAACACTTGCCAACTACGGTGGACCTTACTTCATGATAGGATTTCTTTGAACAAGGTTTtccaaaaaaaactaaaaaaaaaaatactaaatacTATTTTAAACCTTTGATCAATTTTAACTTTTTTCCAGTAAGAATGAGCAGAATGGAAAACATAGGGTGGTATGGTGTGTTTGGTACCACCATGTCAGATTGTCAGATGGAGGGGATTCATTTGTGCATATGTAGTAGACGACACTCAAGACCGTTTGAGCTACTGTTCCAATTCTAGATGGATGTGATTGTATATTTAGCTCCTGTCATTAGGCATTTAGACTAGCCTCGTGCGCATGAATGAGctagagaaaatataaatatttttacACCTTTAAGAAAGTGAGAATCTTCGttgcttaaaaaaaaaagattggtgTTTTCCTATGTAAGACAACTTTTGCAGTCAAAGGTTTTCCGGAAAAAACAAGATCTCACCTATTTTAAAATACACCAACAGGCTCCAAATGCAagttagggcctatttgggagcgtgcatttggaacccctggatttgaaatacttttgttgtgtttggcaccttggattcaaAATCCCTTGTGATCTAAAAGTGGTattgcatagtatatttataggggtttgaatttaattactaaatcaattttaatatatccaattagtgtatatatgtaatgtttgacacagtggttgtaataagcccgttgaaatatatactttgccctaaaatgatgaaatttcaagtctcggatgagtcacaagcacaagatcacatctgagtcactaaccaacgatttttaaccaatgatttacatgaacaatgtttggacggcacaGATCATtaaattaaagtaattatagtgatgcaattgataatatgattgttttgggatatcatcagtgggccatgtgcccaatcaGTTAATAATTttgtgacatacatgttacacaggcaactcttgaaaggattttagatgtaattcaagctttcaccttggatttcaaacacCTTCTTTTCTGGGATTTGAAACACCATGTATTTGAAACCTCTTCCTTTATTCAGGTTTGGGACAGATGATCAGAGTGGACTCCTATTGTGGATACTGAGCaacatgccaaaaaaaaaaaaacaataatattgTTTGGCTGATTAATCATCTTATTTTTCCTACTAAATTTGGAGCAATTACCACCTTCTTTTTAACCATTGACTTCTACGGTCAAGATTAtttgattggcatgatttttgggtaTGTTCTATCTACAATGGGGTCCACAATTTTAATAGCATGGGTTTTCATACAAGATGCAACAACTGCAATGGATGAGTCATATGAGCTAAACTCATACAAAAGAATGGGATTTTCATTTGGAATTTGCTCAGTCCAAAAATCTGTACACATGGAGTTGGCATTTTGATGATCCAATCCAAATAGTTGGTGGACCTTCCCTTGGACGGGAAATGCTGAAGAATCTCCCCCATCTGATCATCCCCACCGTTTAGTTGGACCCCTTATTCCTTTTACCAACCATCAATAACTCTGCAGTATGATTAATCAGCCAAATATATATCTTGGAGGATGATTAATTGGCCTTGATCCACCATACCTCTACAGGGATGATTGATGATTTCAGCCCCGCTGATCATGGCCCAACGTATTCCTGCAGAAATGATTGATGAGTTGCCATCTTTTAACGGCTCTGATTGACGAAAAATAAATGTATGTGCAATTAGAATTTCCTCTAATTCATCCTGACAGGTAAAAATTTGTGGGCTTTGGATTCATAACATGATCATCGGATATGATCGCTTAAACATTGATCTTACATTGCAAATAAACCTCTAGCCACACAATTCTTAAAGTTGAACTTGTGGCCGTTGGATTTCTAACCTGAATGGTGTAGATAGGATCATTCCTTTCAGATGCTTGGTTGGACCTTTAGATACAAAACTTCTGGCTTTGGGGCTCTTAGATTCAATAGCTATACAGAAAATATACATGCTAATAGCTTATGCTTGATGTGAGTGAATTGAAATGGATATGTATTGATACTTATAAGAGAGGTTCTTTTCTGAACCAGGCTTCTTACGCCACCTGAtactctttttccttctcttggATGCTTTGTTATCAATCCTTACAATTGCATTAACTTGAATGCTATAAAAATCAATCTATCTTCTCAGCGTATTTTCTTGTTGTCTTCATGCAGCTGTCTTGTGCAATTAACTTAGGGGTTGTATGGATGGCTATAAAATTCTCAAGTTGTAGAGGGAATAGACGTAATCGGATCGCATGGGTTGTTTGGATACTTGCATTTGCTTGTAAAGGCTCATTTGGATGCTTGTTATTTTTTTAGTCGTAAACACATTACActttaaaagagttttaggtATAACCAGTTTACATGCTGttttgtttggcttttaagtggtaatttGTTTATGGGTAAATAGATTGTTTGTTTGGCTAACCTATAAAGTGTTTATAATGAATAAATTAGGTATTCACACTATAGAGCTTGGGCGGTAAActttccaaaatttacaaatcacaTGTGAAAGACTTGATTTTTTTAGAGCCCTAAGAGAGCATTATAGCATGCATACactaaatggattggatgtcttccgcctatcacagtgggccccaaatgcaatttagaagtttttaatggtgaacgtcccATCCTtccctggtgtggtccatttgacagtGGACACGATGTTTTTTAGGGCCACAAAATAGCATCAAGGGAAGTACATGATGGATATATTGGATGTACCATAAAAATTACGATGGGCTCTTCATATAATGAGTGTATATTAATCATTGTGCTCTAACATGTATAATGCCTTTTTAATTGTAAAGACTTTACTTATAATTTGAAATATGACTTTTTACCGGGTTTCATATTACAATTAAATTGTTTACGACTATACCGGCATCCAAACGACCGCTAGAGGCTGTAAATGCATTACagcttttagttgtaatttgaaacaTGGCTAAAAATATTATACATAATAAAATACAATGTTTGATACAAACTCATGATGTgtgggtccattgtaatgtgtacggtacatccaatctgtccacaaTATGCCTCCCTTAATGCTCTCCTATAGCCCCCAAAAAACAGCTCAATTGATCATCAAGTAAACCACATGAGACGAGAGAAGGAtgagatgtccaccattaaaaacttctagattaCATTTGGGCCCACTGTAAGGGGTGGAGGACATCCAATTCATCTAGTGCATGCATGCTTTGATGCTCTCCTAaggcccaaaaaaaataaaattgaagtcCTTTTCAAGCGATTTGTCAATTTTTAGGATTAACTGCCCCAAGCTCTATATAGCATGAATACCTACTTTTATACATTATAAATACTTTATAATTTAGCCAAACATATAATTTATTTACCTGTAAACAAATTATCATTTAAAAGCCAAACAGAATAACATATAAACAATAACATGCTATCCAAGTGTAGcatacaggcatccaaacgaccttTTATTGCAACAAGCCTGCATGCTATACTTGGATATTTATTTAGTTGACCATAACTGTGAGGTAATTAGAAAAAGTCCTTCTCTGTACTTGGGCAATATAGAAATGATTGCAAGGAAAGTGCATGATTCTACATTTTATGCATGGATGTTATGCTTTCTTCATGAATATATCAAAATATAGCAATTCTTGGATTCTTCTGCTCTCTTGCACGTGGTTATTTCCCTGTGTGAAATAGGCAAATCACTCCCCCCTTTCCCTGTCCTGCATGTTTCCAGTAGACTGCTCTGTTCAATCAGAATTGAGAACTTCACCTGTATTCTGCCATGGCATAGACGATTTTTGGTTTTCGTTAACTCAATGAATAGGATGAGGGGTGGAAAATCACTGTGTTGATACACTTCATGGTATTTCTTTTTTCTTGCAAACGTGAAAGGCTCTCTTGTTAGTTTTGACAAATTGCTTGCTTTTGCATCGATCTTTACATTCTGATACTACAAATTCTGTGAATTTCTTCTTTGGATGAACAAAACTTCATTTTCAATATCTCAATGAAATATCAAAGCTGAAATTCACTTGATGTGATCGATCAACTATAATAGTTGATACCAGATTATGATCATCAATTTATTTAAAACCAATACCAGATTATGATCATCAATTTATTTAAAACCATAGAGCTGTGGCTAGGATACATACTTTGGAAGAGATAAAGGTATTAGATTTGACAGATCCTCCTCTGTTTTTGTTTTAGCCATTCCTCCCATCATGTTCCTCTGTTGGCAAAGTACAATTTACTTGGGGCCTATTTGTTTCACCAATAATTACATATGAaggaaatgtgcaatgattacaaattattttatCAATCTCAGATataataaaatcataataatagaATTTTTATATTACTTTAATATCAAATCATTACCAAAATATATTGACGTTGCTGTCAAGGATTCAATATTTTCATTGTAATGCTaaaaaaagtgcaatgattacaaattcatttGTCTCCTAAATACATCTGTATTGATTTTAACCAACAATTCTTATGTTTGGTTTAACagtggtaaaatcataatgatgacacATTTCATTTACATTATCAAgataattggtgaaacaaacggGACCTTTGTTCAGTTTGCTGAAAGCCTGACACTTTCACAATCCAATTTGTTCAGTAAGTGGTAAAATCATAAGTCATATGTCGGCCCTCATCATAAGTGGTAAAATCATAAGTCATATCCTCCAATGATGAGGACATGTCGGCCCTCATCATTGGAGGCCCAGGTTCATCTGCATCGTGACCAGCAACACCTATTGAATGCTCTACATTACCATCCACAACCAGACTTCCAGACCTTCCACACCTACATCAAGGGCCACTGTACCTTCAACAAAGCCCTCCTTAAGCAAGATCATTGGTTCCTGCCGTAAGATCATCTAAACCGATAGCCCGACCCTATTTAACCGCATTCAAGTTTCGTCAAGGTCTGCCATACCTGCTAGATGCCCATCGACCGGGCACCCAGCAGTTCCATCCCACCCATCAGGTCCTCTTTCAGTTACCGAATGGTAGTATTCACAGCAGTGGAAGCTCTGTCCTGGTGACAAGCAGATCATATTCCAATGGTACAAGTGACAGCAAGAGCCCTGCGGTAATTGGAAGCGAGATGGTTGAAAGGGTGATAAACATAAGAAGATTGGCAGCTCCAAAACAAGATGACCACCATGATCTTCCTATAATAACTCAGCAGGGAAGTTGTCATCTTCGCCAGATAGTTCGGGCTTCAGAAGAACTATCAAAGAAATACTTAGATATGGCTATGAGGCATATGGTATATTCATCTCTTTCTTCGTTTTGCTTACCCAAGAATGGATCCTTCAATATTCtataattttctgtattttgatAACTTTGGTATTCGTTAATACTGGTAGTTTATGATCATTGACGAACATTCCGGCTTCCTCATGTACACTGTGAGATCAGGACCGACCAAAAGCTGGGCAGCCAGCATTTTGCTCTCCTCTTGCCACAAGCAGCAACGCTAGCTCTGCGCAGGGTGTCAGTAACAATGTCCAAAGTTTGGAAGGCAGCAAAATTGACAATGATGCTGGTTGTGAGAGAGAAGGTTGATTCTCCCAAGCCAGCCAGCGAGACGGGTGATCATCTGATATCATTAGTTGATTTTTGCGCCCTATGGTAGTAGTACTCGAGCCATTGATTTACCCGCAAATCAAGAAGCATCTGGAATAGAAAGATGCGTCATCCTGCAAAGGGCCGATGGAACATGCAGTTCTAGTTTTGTTGATTTCTATTGGTACCATCTTCCATGCCAATTCCATTCAATAAGGAAACTTAAAAAACACGTAAGTCATAACTACCAATGAGAAATGATCTGATGGGCTTAGTGAGTGAAAATCTTTAATGCATGGGCATCTTTACACCGGGCTCGAATGGGGTGGCCTATGTGAGgaaggggcacacttggggtgggcggcctgtgtgaggcgggtggctcatatgaggcgagacccatgtgaagtggggcccacgagtgggTTCGACCGAGGGCTTGACTCATGTGAAGTTGGGCATGaattatgagataaagggattgatttgccacactctatcagtttgagcttttagagcaagtgattagttGTCTCGCGTGAGATTTTGGAAAACGAGTACTAAACTCGAGTTACGAAATCCGAAGCTGAgattgagtggggtggcctgtgtgaggcaagagcacacttagggtgggtggctcgtgattaatgcagggacattttgcCCAGGGTATGAGATTAAGGGATTGAGGGTGGGTGAAtcgtgattaatgcaggggcattttgcctgcgctatgagataaagggattgattcactacacactctatcagtttgagcttttaggcctgggctatgagataaagggattgattcgccacgttctattagttcaagcttttagagcaagtggttagttatcCTGTGTGTCCCACATCAATCTTCCAATGcaaggctatgagataaagggattgatttgccatggcTGTCGGACATTACTATGTTTCGACAATTCTAACTGTCATATAGGTAGTGcatcaacaaatatttgaaaatagaGCAATGTTTCACATTCGTCTTGCAAAACAACATAATCCTTTAATAAAATGGTAAAGCACTTCCATTGGATTGTAATGGCATTTTGGAAAGGGTTGAATAAAATGCTTTAGAGATTAAACATCTCAATCGGCCAATAGTATTCTTATTGTAACAAGACGATGTTTTTGTCTTAATATATTGACGATACAATCTCCCTTTGCCTAACATgaaataaaacaaagaaaaagaaagatatcTTCCCATATGGTCGCCAACAATAAAAGCACACTCCTAAGACAAGACAACATATCTAAAGCTTGTCAAGAAAAGTATTCAGCAAAgtaattttattttgaaatctttTTCAACATAACTACCAATAACATCTCAGTAATGAGTCAAGTAAGATGGACCTTCACCTAACGGCTGTGATCTAACTTGTTGGTCTTGGTGAATTCCAACCCTGAGATACAAGTCCTTGTTTGCATGCATTTTTGTGACAACATCTTTCATCTCCATTTGTTCTCTTGGAGATTCTGCAGAACATGACACACCGATTCTGACCGTTAAAATCAAGCAGCCACCCATTCTATTTCTTGTATTGATATGATTTCCGCTGCCTTGAGTGACTTCAGCTTCTAAGAGAAATGGATCTACAATCTCCATTACTTGTTCAAACAATGCCAACTCAACAAAGTTATGAAGGCTTGGATTGTCAttaaacatgtcatcagttggcTCCTTTCCAGTTATCATCTCCAATAGAAGGATTCCATAGCTGTAAACATCTCCTCGTGTAGATGCTTTAACGCCCATTGCATACTCTGTAATTTACACATCAATTTGAATGGAAGTAATTAGCATTTCTATTTTTCCTGAAGTTCAGAATTTCTAACATCAATCAATGTGCTATGAGCTTTGGTCAGAGAGTCGGTACTCATTTCCGATCTTATTATTAATGCTATTTTTAATTACTTGATTTAGCTATTGGAATTTGCACTAGAAATATACTCTCACTTATGTCTAGGAATGTGCTATGGCCTAGAATTTTGGATATCTTATCTAAATGTGCAAGAGTTGTATGAGAAAAAAGGATGATTGGAGGATTTACCATAAACATGTGCTAGAGTAGTActagaaaaagaggaaaaaagaaaaaggacaaTTAGAGGATTTAGCAGTAGTCTACATTCAACATGCAGAAGTGGCCTACTTGATCACCAGAACAATCAGGCCAAGTAACATACCAGCCAGAACCCACCTAAAGAACAGGCCTCCATCATATGTGGAGGGCATAATCCTATGCCATTCAACAGGAGGGACCGACTAAGACAAGAAGTTCCATTAATCAATTGGGCCATGAGTATGAGAAAAATTGGAAACTCGGAGCTATATGAATAATGTTTGATATTCAATGTACATGTAGCTGATCAATGTACATGGGTATACCAATTCAACCCAGAAGCATGATGTTAACCCAGTGCATATTTGAAATGGGTCTCAGTGGATGGATGGCTCTGATTCTGTGAATGCGTGCTACAATGGCATAGTCTACTATTGTTGTACATGTGCCACCAAGAGAATCCATCCATCAATCTGATAATCCATACATCTGTAAGTATAGAAATTTAATGTTTTATATGAACTTTTACAtacaacactttttttttttcctaccaaTGCATTACCTATGTAGAAAATCCACCGCGAGGAAGGTGGGACGCACCATAAAGATAACAAGGGACAAAAGCTAGGATGATCCACTCATTAGGCAGCCTGAACTGTCGAAATTAATGAACATTCGAATTGTTTGACTCAGTGTCTGGGAAGAAGGGAAAAGcctggaattacattaaatggaattttaTTTGGTCCCGTGCTAATTTCCCTCAATGTGAGCAAGttgttgtaggccccaccatgatgtgtgggctatatccacaccgtccacccatttatcaagattattttagagcataggccaaaaaatcaggtaaatctaatgctcaagtggaacccactatagaaagcaacgggattgaatacttaccgttgaaaacttctttggggccacataagttttggatctacctcatttttaggcccatgccataaaatgaggttacaaaacaaatgaacagtttagatataacacgtgtgttattctcaataatttcaaatgatggtgggtatatccattcaatgtaccaccgtattatcaacaaagcagggcattaatcttatcccatggcaacagggacaatccctgccatgggtaataattatgtttttttgaatcccatcccacctaatcccttctaatcccactgcccaaacaggcccttaggatgATCCACTCATTAGGCAGCCTGAACTGTCGAAATTAATGAACATTCGAATTGTTTGACTCAGTACGGTCGTGGCTCACCTAACATCTCAATGTTCCAATTTGATTCACCCGAGTGATGTTTAGCTGTTTGAATGGCTCAGGTTTTACACAATTAATACATTTATGAGATTTGAAAGGTCATTGGTGAGAAAGAAAGCACcgcatgtgaaagttcacatgcGATGTGGAAGGATCATGGGATTTGACTGGCGAACCCGACCCCTCGGGCCCTTTTCATTCCAAAGCAAACTCGGGGTCAATCCCAAATCCTGGTTCCTCCGCTTGGGTAGATTCTTTTTCCGATTACCCGGTTTTATTCCCCTTTTCCAATGCTCTGCTACTATATCTTCGATCTCCTCCGGGGGCTTTGCCTGAAGGGGCAGCACCCTCCGGTTGGGTAGGCTTTTCCTCACGGATATATCTGTCCTGCGGCAAGGTTGAGTTGGGGAGGGATGCCGGGTCGGAATAGAAAATGGAATTCAGTTCGGGGGTGGGTGGGAATCTCCCACCACACACCATGAGCGTTTAAGGGTAGTTGATTTGGGATAGCATTCCCATGGAAGTATCTTCAGATAAGCTAGCGATACTAATAATCTGTTCTCTTAGATGCTCCGTATAAACAACGGAATATGAACATTTCTCCTTTAAATATATGTTGACTAAGTTAATTGATAACTATGCTAATTGATGCCTCATCAGCGTCCCAAGTATTTAAAATAAGAAGTTTGCTATCCCAGGTACAAAACAGTGCTAACATGGCAAGTTTTTGGAGATGTGACAGGTCCCTGAAGAAGACGATCTGCGAAAGTCAGGCAGCCCACTACTCATAAAGCAGGCTTGATATGTAATTTGAATAAGTACTTTTTGTAAACTGTCACAATGAGTGGAACAGCCTCACTTCGCAAATGACCACAACATGAATCTACCACATGGTTCGATACCATGTTCCACTC belongs to Magnolia sinica isolate HGM2019 chromosome 8, MsV1, whole genome shotgun sequence and includes:
- the LOC131253012 gene encoding receptor kinase-like protein Xa21, coding for MIAHVGDFGLTRFLSEVAQASSVGVKGSTGNITQEYAMGVKASTRGDVYSYGILLLEMITGKEPTDDMFNDNPSLHNFVELALFEQVMEIVDPFLLEAEVTQGSGNHINTRNRMGGCLILTVRIGVSCSAESPREQMEMKDVVTKMHANKDLYLRVGIHQDQQVRSQPLGEGPSYLTHY